The following proteins come from a genomic window of Dreissena polymorpha isolate Duluth1 chromosome 1, UMN_Dpol_1.0, whole genome shotgun sequence:
- the LOC127862739 gene encoding LOW QUALITY PROTEIN: interferon-induced protein 44-like (The sequence of the model RefSeq protein was modified relative to this genomic sequence to represent the inferred CDS: deleted 1 base in 1 codon; substituted 1 base at 1 genomic stop codon), which produces MTLQLMDNYMDQLESWICTGPKIFSLLYKITRDGCNATTFHHKCDNQGPTVTVLYNQQGSVYGGYASESWTSSNKYIQDANAFIFQLRYSGSNKPTKFPNKKYKYWKWFVWRFYVWTNFWXWTHLLSFTGAINISGGYFSLNGGINPTNFDYQGLTSDKINNGNMQVTDLEVYGITDGQRIKTPQQPWRKTPEWNKKYLETLTEEIVSFKPCCEMGLSEVRILMLGPVGMGKSSFYNTINSVFKGRISQSAPCGISANGITIAYTPYEVKVRSGATLNFRLCDTRGLEVPQGLDILECNYLLHGNIPDHYEFNPAASFCPDNPGFVHLPKVAEKIHCVLFVLDAASVSDMQPKLVEKMQIFQRLVNRKGIPQAVLLTKVDLVCQDVESNTSNVFTSKNIEAAVNKVSGLLGLPRNNILPVKNYENEIELDDNISILALLAMRQLLYFAEDYIQVLHNKLKVCNVSNKKLDKRES; this is translated from the exons ATGACTCTACAGTTGATGGATAACTACATGGATCAGCTAGAATCCTGGATATGCACGGGACCCAAGATCTTCAGCCTGCTCTACAAGATAACCAGGGACGGCTGTAACGCTACAACATTCCACCATAAGTGTGACAACCAGGGACCCACGGTCACTGTTCTCTACAACCAACAAGGATCGGTGTATGGGGGATATGCGAGTGAGAGCTGGACCAGCAGCAACAAATATATACAAGATGCAAACGCTTTTATTTTTCAACTGAGGTATTCAGGCAGCAATAAACCAACCaagtttccaaataaaaaatacaaatattggaAGTGGTTTGTATGGCGGTTCTACGTATGGACCAACTTTTGGTAGTGGACAC ATCTACTGTCTTTCACTGGTGCGATCAACATCTCTGGTGGTTATTTCTCTCTCAACGGCGGAATAAATCCAACTAACTTCGACTACCAAGGCCTTACTTCCGACAAAATAAACAATGGCAACATGCAAGTGACCGATTTGGAGGTATACGGCATAACAG ATGGGCAGCGGATAAAGACTCCTCAACAACCGTGGAGAAAAACTCCGGAATGGAATAAAAAG TACCTGGAGACACTTACCGAGGAAATCGTGTCGTTCAAACCTTGCTGTGAGATGGGACTGTCAGAGGTCCGGATACTGATGCTGGGTCCAGTGGGGATGGGCAAGTCCAGCTTCTACAACACCATCAACTCGGTGTTCAAGGGCCGTATCTCGCAAAGTGCTCCCTGTGGGATCTCCGCCAATGGAATAACAATTGCG TACACCCCTTATGAGGTCAAGGTGCGTTCTGGAGCGACGTTGAATTTCCGACTCTGTGACACACGTGGTCTAGAAGTCCCTCAAGGTCTTGACATTCTGGAGTGTAACTACTTGCTGCATGGAAATATTCCAGATCATTACGAA TTTAACCCAGCCGCATCATTCTGCCCCGACAATCCCGGGTTTGTACATCTTCCAAAGGTTGCTGAAAAGATCCACTGCGTTCTGTTTGTGCTCGACGCTGCATCTGTTAGCGACATGCAACCGAAATTGGTCGAGAAGATGCAAATTTTCCAACGACTTGTGAATCGCAAAG GAATTCCACAAGCAGTGCTCCTCACTAAAGTCGACCTTGTCTGTCAGGATGTTGAAAGTAACACATCCAACGTTTTCACGAGCAAAAATATTGAGGCCGCTGTGAACAAGGTATCCGGCCTTCTCGGGTTGCCTAGAAACAACATACTTCCGGTGAAGAATTACGAGAATGAGATAGAGCTGGATGACAACATCAGCATCCTGGCGTTACTTGCAATGCGTCAGCTACTGTACTTTGCAGAGGATTACATTCAGGTCCTTCACAACAAACTGAAAGTGTGCAATGTTTCTAACAAGAAGCTGGATAAACGAGAATCATAA
- the LOC127858635 gene encoding interferon-induced protein 44-like, with protein sequence MSVSLCWVQWGRASPASTTPSTPCSIRISQSALCGVATNGITLSYTPYEVKVRSGATLNFRLCDTRGLEVTQDLYILECNYLLDGNIPDRFEFNPVASISPDNPWFVHHPKIAEKIHCVLFVLDAASVNDIPPKLVEKMHSFQRLMIRKGIPQAVLLTKIDLAFQDVARETSNVFTSEKIEAAVNNVSGLLGLPRHNILPVKNYENEMHAG encoded by the exons ATGTCCGTATCCTTATGCTGGGTCCAGTGGGGACGGGCAAGTCCAGCTTCTACAACACCATCAACTCCGTGTTCAATTCGTATATCTCAAAGTGCCCTCTGCGGGGTTGCTACAAATGGCATTACACTTTCG tacACCCCTTATGAAGTTAAGGTGCGTTCTGGAGCAACGTTGAACTTCCGGCTCTGCGACACACGTGGTTTAGAAGTTACTCAAGACCTTTACATTTTGGAGTGTAACTACTTGCTGGATGGAAATATTCCTGATCGTTTTGAA TTCAACCCAGTCGCTTCAATCAGTCCCGACAATCCCTGGTTCGTGCATCATCCGAAAATTGCTGAAAAGATTCACTGCGTTCTTTTTGTGTTGGACGCTGCATCTGTAAACGACATACCACCGAAATTGGTAGAAAAGATGCACAGTTTCCAGCGGCTTATGATTCGGAAAG GAATTCCACAAGCCGTCCTGCTTACCAAAATCGACTTGGCCTTTCAGGATGTTGCCAGGGAAACATCCAACGTTTTCACGAGCGAGAAAATTGAAGCCGCTGTGAACAATGTATCCGGCCTTCTCGGGTTGCCTAGACACAACATACTTCCGGTGAAGAACTACGAGAATGAGATGCATGCTGGATGA